One Puniceicoccaceae bacterium DNA segment encodes these proteins:
- a CDS encoding cytochrome c oxidase assembly protein — MQLHWHTEPFLLIAILSISWFYAIWTGPLRHRWDPSRLATGLRLKAVSFHSGVLVIYLAVGSPIDQLGEDYLFFMHMVQHMLLIYVVPVLMYLGIPCALMDHFLKSQTVRGVLKPLVHPVTAGMAFSVIYTGWHIPLLYELALQDKAIHILEHATMFLTAVLMWWAILSPSRRYLPPASYGVQILYAFLLMVGQLPVFAFLSFANVAIYETYVWAPRVIPGLDPLNDQILGGIIMKIFNMVVSLSIISTCFYQWASKDRQMMELELEKT; from the coding sequence ATGCAGTTGCACTGGCATACGGAACCCTTTCTCCTGATCGCCATCCTGTCGATCTCTTGGTTTTATGCCATCTGGACGGGACCATTGCGCCATCGCTGGGACCCTTCGCGCCTTGCAACAGGACTGCGTTTGAAAGCCGTCAGTTTTCATTCCGGTGTGCTCGTGATCTACCTCGCGGTGGGATCCCCCATCGACCAGTTGGGTGAGGACTATCTGTTTTTCATGCACATGGTCCAGCACATGCTGCTGATCTATGTGGTTCCGGTGCTGATGTACCTCGGGATACCGTGTGCGCTGATGGACCATTTTCTGAAATCGCAGACCGTGCGTGGCGTGCTGAAACCCTTGGTTCACCCCGTGACAGCAGGCATGGCGTTCAGTGTGATTTACACCGGCTGGCACATTCCACTGCTCTACGAACTGGCACTGCAGGACAAAGCGATTCATATCCTTGAGCACGCAACGATGTTTCTCACGGCAGTGCTCATGTGGTGGGCGATTCTGAGTCCGTCCCGGCGCTATTTGCCTCCGGCTTCTTATGGAGTACAAATCCTCTATGCCTTCTTGCTGATGGTGGGACAGCTGCCAGTTTTTGCCTTCCTCTCCTTCGCCAACGTGGCGATCTACGAAACCTACGTCTGGGCACCGCGTGTGATTCCGGGACTCGATCCACTCAACGATCAAATCCTTGGCGGCATCATCATGAAGATCTTCAACATGGTGGTTTCACTTTCCATCATCAGCACCTGTTTCTATCAATGGGCCAGCAAGGACCGGCAGATGATGGAGCTGGAACTCGAAAAAACATGA
- a CDS encoding SpoIIE family protein phosphatase — translation MKRNDPINRILADAFASGETEREFSKAELEVMLRRFAELLETSKLDKNAIYLDNLLDHLPDKVYFKDAESNFIKVNRFFAESHGFETPDDMIGKSDFDLFPYKLAIQKFADEQKVMQNNEMIYAKDEVDEYADGSEAWVSSTKSPLYSRDGDIVGTFGISRDITDRKRAEMKLQLLAEELQRKNSQIEADMEMAKKVQAAFIPVNYPSFIWDLSSHKSALRFSHRYIPSETLAGDFFQVIPISNSQAGVIICDVMGHGIRASLVTAILKGLVGELKLITPYPHVFLRKVNRSLNAVLKQLDSALFVTAFYGVIDLLKGEFRYANAGHPLPVLLSRQQGSVGFIDPVADTPEPALGLLDNFRYTSTRMSLQAGDSLFFYTDGITELESEQGEEFGRQRFLDSLNHPEFLESEPIVDALFETITAFAGAGGFLDDMCTVSVDVMRIAENS, via the coding sequence ATGAAACGCAATGACCCCATCAACCGGATTCTGGCGGATGCCTTTGCATCGGGCGAAACGGAGCGCGAGTTTTCGAAGGCTGAGCTTGAAGTCATGCTGCGTCGCTTTGCGGAGCTGCTCGAGACCTCAAAGCTCGACAAGAATGCAATCTACCTCGACAACCTGCTCGATCATCTCCCGGACAAGGTGTACTTCAAGGACGCGGAGAGCAACTTCATCAAGGTGAACCGCTTCTTTGCGGAGTCCCATGGGTTTGAAACCCCGGACGATATGATTGGGAAGAGTGACTTTGACTTGTTCCCCTACAAACTCGCGATTCAGAAATTCGCCGACGAGCAGAAGGTGATGCAAAATAACGAGATGATCTATGCCAAGGACGAGGTTGATGAATATGCGGATGGCAGTGAGGCCTGGGTTTCCAGCACAAAATCACCCCTCTACTCCCGCGATGGCGACATCGTAGGCACTTTTGGAATCTCCCGCGACATCACGGACCGTAAACGCGCTGAAATGAAATTGCAGCTACTTGCCGAAGAATTGCAGCGCAAGAATTCACAGATCGAGGCGGATATGGAGATGGCGAAGAAGGTGCAGGCCGCCTTTATTCCGGTCAACTACCCAAGCTTCATTTGGGATCTGTCGAGCCACAAGAGTGCCCTGCGGTTTTCACATCGCTATATTCCGTCGGAGACGCTTGCGGGTGATTTTTTTCAGGTGATCCCGATTTCCAACAGTCAGGCGGGAGTGATCATTTGCGATGTGATGGGGCATGGCATTCGGGCCTCGCTCGTGACGGCCATTCTCAAGGGACTTGTGGGAGAGCTGAAGCTGATCACACCCTATCCCCATGTCTTCCTGCGCAAGGTGAACCGCAGCCTCAATGCGGTGTTGAAGCAGCTCGACAGTGCCTTGTTTGTGACGGCGTTTTATGGGGTGATCGATCTGCTCAAGGGGGAGTTTCGCTATGCCAACGCGGGACACCCGCTTCCCGTGCTGCTGAGCCGACAGCAAGGCTCAGTCGGGTTCATCGATCCGGTTGCGGATACGCCCGAACCAGCACTGGGACTGCTCGACAATTTTCGCTACACTTCGACGCGCATGTCGTTACAGGCTGGGGATTCCCTGTTTTTCTACACCGACGGCATCACCGAACTGGAGTCAGAGCAAGGAGAGGAGTTTGGTCGCCAGCGCTTTCTCGATTCCTTGAACCATCCGGAGTTTTTGGAATCCGAACCCATCGTGGATGCGCTGTTCGAAACCATCACGGCATTTGCGGGTGCGGGAGGGTTTCTGGATGACATGTGCACGGTGTCGGTCGACGTGATGCGAATCGCCGAGAATTCGTGA
- a CDS encoding sodium-translocating pyrophosphatase, translating to MTLPMDALLFFAAAGGAAALAYAFVKTRWIFRQRVDNADLRRISGYVAEGAMAFLTREYKVLIPFVLVVAIFLGLANQGNLRFQALAFLLGALCSALAGFVGMRVATAANCRTTEAAQQGLHPALRVSFTGGSIMGMAVVGLALLGIFLVLWVGGHWFGTSMEQYAGILLPILSGFSLGASSIALFARVGGGIFTKAADVGADLVGKVEAGIPEDDHRNPATIADNVGDNVGDVAGMGADLFESYVGSIVGCMILALAVDASELTRLRLMNLPLILCFIGVICSVLGTFLVRAKPGKSPQRALNVGLFSAAALAALLSFPAIHLVMAGETFNAGAGANQVFFAMLVGLVAGVMIGLLTEFFTGTDTPPVKAIVKACETGSATNLISGMGVGMLSVLPPILVLAVAILASNQLAGLYGVGMAALGMLLTLGIQLAVDAYGPIADNAGGLAEMAELPSGVRDITDELDAVGNTTAAIGKGFAIGSAVLTALILFTAFKEQAGVQFIDLTSTPVMVGILVGAMIPYLFSSLAMSAIGRAAFAMIEEVRRQFREKPGIMQGTDEPDYRKCVDISTGAALREMMLPGIIAAVTPVLVGFLGGVEMLTGLLTGVMVSGAVLAIFMSNTGGAWDNAKKMIENGAAGGKGSESHKAAVVGDTVGDPFKDTAGPSLNILIKLMAVVSLVIAPMLRGSM from the coding sequence ATGACGTTACCTATGGATGCCTTACTGTTCTTTGCGGCGGCAGGTGGAGCAGCTGCTCTTGCGTACGCCTTTGTGAAAACCCGATGGATTTTCCGTCAGCGTGTCGACAATGCCGATCTTCGGCGCATCAGTGGATATGTTGCGGAAGGAGCCATGGCCTTTCTCACGCGAGAATACAAGGTGCTCATTCCCTTTGTGCTGGTGGTGGCGATTTTCCTCGGCCTTGCAAACCAGGGAAACCTGCGTTTTCAGGCACTCGCCTTTTTGTTGGGTGCGCTCTGTTCGGCGCTGGCGGGGTTTGTCGGAATGCGTGTGGCAACCGCAGCCAACTGCCGCACGACCGAGGCTGCACAGCAAGGACTGCATCCCGCGCTCAGAGTGTCCTTCACGGGTGGCAGCATCATGGGAATGGCGGTGGTCGGCCTGGCACTGCTGGGTATCTTCCTCGTGCTCTGGGTAGGTGGGCACTGGTTTGGAACGAGCATGGAACAGTATGCTGGTATCCTCTTGCCCATCCTGTCGGGTTTCTCTCTTGGCGCATCAAGTATTGCGCTGTTTGCGCGTGTGGGCGGTGGCATTTTCACCAAGGCCGCTGATGTGGGTGCGGACCTTGTCGGCAAGGTAGAGGCCGGTATTCCGGAAGACGACCACCGAAACCCTGCGACCATTGCCGACAATGTCGGGGATAATGTGGGAGATGTTGCGGGCATGGGTGCCGACCTTTTCGAATCCTATGTCGGATCCATTGTGGGTTGTATGATTCTTGCGCTTGCCGTGGATGCCAGCGAACTCACCCGGTTGCGCCTGATGAATCTGCCGCTCATCCTTTGCTTTATCGGTGTCATCTGCTCCGTCTTGGGCACCTTTCTGGTGAGGGCAAAGCCGGGAAAATCCCCGCAGCGCGCCCTGAATGTCGGCCTCTTTTCGGCGGCAGCACTGGCGGCTCTACTCTCCTTTCCGGCGATTCATCTGGTGATGGCCGGAGAAACCTTCAATGCGGGAGCGGGTGCCAACCAGGTATTTTTTGCGATGCTGGTGGGTCTGGTCGCGGGTGTCATGATCGGCTTGTTGACCGAGTTTTTCACCGGGACAGACACTCCGCCCGTCAAGGCCATTGTCAAGGCCTGTGAGACGGGTTCGGCAACCAATCTGATCAGTGGAATGGGAGTGGGCATGCTGTCCGTTTTGCCACCGATTCTGGTGTTGGCTGTTGCAATCCTCGCATCCAATCAGCTCGCCGGACTCTATGGTGTGGGCATGGCTGCATTGGGCATGCTGCTCACCCTTGGCATTCAGCTGGCGGTCGATGCCTATGGTCCGATTGCCGACAATGCGGGTGGTTTGGCCGAAATGGCAGAGCTGCCCTCGGGAGTGCGCGACATTACGGATGAACTGGATGCCGTTGGAAATACCACCGCTGCCATTGGCAAGGGCTTTGCCATCGGATCGGCTGTGCTTACCGCCCTGATTCTGTTCACGGCCTTCAAGGAGCAGGCTGGAGTGCAGTTCATTGATCTTACGTCCACTCCGGTCATGGTTGGAATTTTGGTTGGAGCGATGATTCCCTATCTATTCTCATCTCTGGCGATGAGTGCGATTGGTCGGGCCGCGTTTGCCATGATTGAGGAAGTGCGGCGACAGTTTCGTGAAAAACCCGGCATCATGCAGGGCACGGATGAACCCGACTACCGTAAGTGTGTGGATATCAGCACGGGTGCGGCACTGCGGGAAATGATGTTACCCGGCATCATTGCGGCGGTGACTCCGGTATTGGTCGGTTTTCTGGGTGGAGTCGAAATGCTAACCGGACTGCTGACAGGTGTGATGGTCTCGGGTGCCGTGCTGGCGATTTTCATGTCCAATACTGGAGGTGCCTGGGACAATGCCAAAAAAATGATCGAAAACGGCGCGGCAGGTGGCAAAGGCAGCGAGTCCCACAAAGCTGCTGTTGTGGGGGATACGGTGGGGGATCCCTTCAAGGATACTGCCGGTCCTTCCCTCAACATTCTGATCAAACTGATGGCGGTGGTTTCCCTCGTGATCGCACCGATGCTGCGTGGTTCGATGTGA
- a CDS encoding heme-copper oxidase subunit III: protein MSEATTLQSGDAAHASTGINPKKLMMWLFLGSDCMFFGTLISTHLIYRKLYPEPELAPSKVFDLELTTTSSFILLMSSFLMALAVSALHKQNMSSYRWMISGVILFGLTFLGFQVYEFSHFVHHYGFTIHTGTFGSTFYLLTGTHGVHVAIGVLILLSQLIASFTPRLTVNNAIDVEVAGLYWHFVDVVWIIIFTAVYLVEYI from the coding sequence ATGAGCGAAGCAACCACTCTGCAATCCGGCGATGCGGCGCATGCATCGACTGGGATTAATCCCAAAAAACTCATGATGTGGCTCTTTCTAGGGTCCGATTGCATGTTTTTTGGAACCCTGATTTCCACTCACCTGATCTACCGAAAGCTGTATCCGGAGCCGGAACTGGCGCCCAGCAAGGTCTTCGATCTGGAATTGACCACAACGAGCAGCTTCATCCTGCTCATGAGTTCCTTTCTCATGGCTCTGGCGGTCAGTGCCCTGCACAAGCAAAATATGTCCAGCTATCGGTGGATGATCAGTGGCGTGATTTTGTTTGGCCTGACTTTTCTGGGTTTTCAGGTCTATGAATTCTCTCATTTTGTCCACCATTATGGTTTTACCATCCATACGGGTACATTTGGTTCCACCTTCTATCTGCTTACGGGAACACATGGTGTGCACGTTGCGATTGGCGTCCTGATCCTGCTCAGTCAGCTGATTGCCTCCTTCACGCCGCGCCTGACCGTGAATAACGCGATTGATGTGGAAGTGGCCGGATTGTACTGGCACTTCGTGGATGTCGTGTGGATTATTATTTTTACCGCCGTTTACCTGGTGGAATACATTTGA